The sequence below is a genomic window from Dyadobacter chenwenxiniae.
GAAAGTGAATGTGCTGCTAAATGCAATCCGGGAGGAAGAAAAAAGCAGGAAAGGAAACCTATATAATCCAGCGCAACAGGAGCTCATTAAACTTTTACTGGCTTCCGAACCTTCGGAATTGAAACAAAATCAGGCTGAATTGACAAAGTTGATCAATGTGGATACAAGTCAGGTTATGCAGGCGACCGGTTTTGCAGCAATAATTACGGCGAGCCAATCCGACCAGACTTTGCAAAAGGCGATTCAGGAGAAACCAACGGCCTATTTGACAGGCATTTCAATGTTGACCAATGCCGATTTGCGCGCTTCTTTTTATAATAAAGTGAAAGAAACCGCTCCGAATGCCCCGGCGGCTGGCTATCCTTTATTAATGAGAATAACTATGGAAAGCGCCTCCAAGACGCAGCCAACAAAGGATTTGATCGCATCACTAAACCGCACGCCGGAATCCATCCAGAATTCGCAAGCATTCGCCGTAGCCATTACAGCGATGAAAAATATGGTCAGTAGCGTGCCGGAAAAAGACAGAAAAGAAGTGCTTTCGATGCTGGAAAATATGGGGACGATTGAAATAAAGCTTGTAGCGATAGAAGCCAAAATGGCTTTTGATAAAAAAGCACTCACCGTTCCCGCGGGAAGAGCCGTTACATTGGTTTTTGAAAACCCTGATCTGATGCCGCATAATGTTGTGATCGTGAGGCCCGGCACGGCTGAAAAAGTTGGTGAAGCGGCGGACGCGATGGCGAGTCTGAAGGATGGTTTTGAAAAGAATTTTGTCCCCTCGACGCCGGATGTTTTGTTTGCAACGCCACTGGTTAACTCCGGGAAAAGTTTTAGGCTGGAATTCAAAGCACCAAGCCAGCCGGGCGAATATCCGTTTATCTGTTCATTTCCGGGACATTGGCGGGTTATGCAGGGAATTTTGACGATCACGGATTCAAAAGTGCCTTAATATGCCAAAAGTGAAATCGTTTTGCCTGACTGCATTTATTTCGTTTTTAGGCCTGAAAAGCATTGCGCAAACCCACATAAACCTCTATCCAGGAACGGTCCCGAATTCCATTTCGGGGCCGGACCAGGAAGTTCACGCCGCCAACACATTGGTCGATTCCCTTACTTCCAAAGTTTCCATTCCAGGCCTGACCATCTTTTTGCCCGCCAAAGAAAAGGCGACCGGAACGGCGGTTATCATCTGCCCCGGAGGCGGCTATGGAACATTACTAACCAAGCGCGAAGGCAGCGACGTGGCCAGAGCATTCAACAAACTCGGCATAGCCGCATTCGTAGTAAAATACAGATTACCAGACCCTAAGATCATGAAGGATCAGTCTATCGGGCCGATCCAGGATGCACAGCAAGCCATTAAAATCGTACGCGAACGGGCAACAGAATTCGGAATTGATCCAACGAAAATAGGCATCATGGGATTTTCGGCAGGGGGCCACCTTGCCTCCACTGCCGGAACACATTTCGAAACCCGCTACATTGATGAAGGAGGAAAAACCAGCCTGAGGCCCGATTTTATGATTTTGATCAATCCCGTCGTGAGTTTCAATGACACCACGGGGCACATTGGTTCACGGGATAATTTATTGGGCAAAAACGCAGGCGCTGAAAAGATTCGTTTGTTCTCGAAT
It includes:
- a CDS encoding alpha/beta hydrolase; the protein is MPKVKSFCLTAFISFLGLKSIAQTHINLYPGTVPNSISGPDQEVHAANTLVDSLTSKVSIPGLTIFLPAKEKATGTAVIICPGGGYGTLLTKREGSDVARAFNKLGIAAFVVKYRLPDPKIMKDQSIGPIQDAQQAIKIVRERATEFGIDPTKIGIMGFSAGGHLASTAGTHFETRYIDEGGKTSLRPDFMILINPVVSFNDTTGHIGSRDNLLGKNAGAEKIRLFSNELQVTKATPPTFLVHSGADVVVPAANSIEFYKALNNNGVPGALHIYSKGEHGFLTYPTFEEWFGRVMEWMNTLI